In Actinomycetota bacterium, one DNA window encodes the following:
- a CDS encoding enolase C-terminal domain-like protein yields MGRVDVELPLRAGGTRKATLVEGPAGWGEYSPLPGYPCPHEAAWAAAEEAAEVGWPPPVRPWIEVNALLGPEAGPDDARRAVAEGHLCLKLKVGGPGSVERVAAVRRAVGPSIALRVDANGAWDVETAVAEMARLGRLGVDLVEQPVASIEDMAAVRRRAPEGLAVAADECVRTVDDARRLARLGAADAVVLKVQPLGGVRAALAVAEAARVPALVTSMMETSVGLSAGLALAAALPELAFACGLGTATIFEHDVVDDPLLPVGGRLQVRRPMPDPDRLRRFAVPA; encoded by the coding sequence ATGGGCCGGGTAGACGTCGAGCTCCCGCTACGGGCCGGGGGCACCCGCAAGGCCACCCTCGTCGAGGGCCCGGCCGGGTGGGGCGAGTACTCCCCGCTGCCCGGCTACCCGTGCCCGCACGAGGCGGCGTGGGCCGCGGCCGAGGAGGCGGCTGAGGTGGGCTGGCCCCCGCCCGTGCGGCCCTGGATCGAGGTCAACGCCCTTCTGGGGCCTGAGGCCGGGCCCGACGACGCCCGCCGGGCGGTGGCCGAGGGGCACCTCTGCCTCAAGCTCAAGGTGGGGGGGCCGGGGTCGGTGGAGCGGGTGGCGGCCGTACGCCGGGCGGTCGGGCCCTCGATTGCCCTGCGGGTCGACGCCAACGGGGCGTGGGACGTCGAGACGGCCGTGGCCGAGATGGCCCGCCTGGGCCGGCTGGGGGTGGACCTGGTGGAACAGCCGGTGGCCTCGATCGAGGACATGGCGGCCGTGCGCCGCCGCGCCCCCGAAGGCTTGGCCGTGGCCGCCGACGAGTGCGTGCGTACCGTCGACGACGCCCGCCGGCTGGCCCGCCTGGGCGCGGCCGACGCCGTGGTGCTGAAGGTGCAACCCCTGGGCGGGGTGCGGGCCGCCCTGGCTGTGGCCGAGGCCGCCCGGGTGCCGGCCCTGGTCACGTCGATGATGGAGACCTCGGTGGGCCTGTCCGCCGGACTGGCGCTGGCCGCCGCCCTACCCGAACTGGCTTTCGCCTGCGGCCTGGGCACGGCCACGATCTTCGAGCACGACGTGGTGGACGACCCCCTCCTGCCCGTGGGCGGGCGGCTCCAAGTACGCCGGCCCATGCCCGACCCCGACCGGCTGCGCCGGTTCGCGGTGCCCGCGTGA
- a CDS encoding alpha/beta fold hydrolase, with protein MLNRVVSPPATGPGSARVVLVHGFTQTHRSWDEVAEALARCFEVVRVELPGHGGSAGVRLGFEAAAAAVAEAGGGPATYVGYSMGGRLCLRLALDHPHLVESLVLVGASPGIADDEARQERCRSDALLAGDLERGETREFLKAWLAQPMFEATTPRPEELAARRANPPEGLAAALRDLGTGSQEPLWHRLGELAGPVLLVAGEKDAKFRAIAEKMAAAIGPGATTAWVEGAGHAVPLDRPRECAALIAGAASATPASARPA; from the coding sequence GTGCTCAACCGTGTGGTGTCGCCCCCGGCCACCGGTCCCGGGTCTGCCCGGGTGGTCCTCGTCCACGGCTTCACCCAGACCCACCGCTCCTGGGACGAGGTGGCCGAGGCCCTGGCCAGGTGCTTCGAGGTGGTCAGGGTGGAGCTGCCCGGCCACGGGGGGTCGGCCGGTGTGCGTCTCGGGTTCGAGGCCGCGGCCGCGGCCGTGGCCGAGGCCGGGGGTGGGCCCGCAACCTACGTGGGTTATTCGATGGGCGGGCGCCTGTGCCTGCGCCTCGCCCTCGACCACCCCCACCTGGTCGAGTCGCTGGTGCTGGTGGGGGCCTCGCCGGGGATCGCCGACGACGAAGCCCGCCAGGAGCGGTGCCGCTCCGACGCCCTGCTGGCCGGGGACCTCGAACGGGGCGAGACTCGCGAGTTCCTCAAGGCCTGGCTGGCCCAGCCCATGTTCGAGGCGACGACGCCCCGCCCCGAGGAACTGGCGGCCCGGCGGGCCAACCCGCCCGAGGGCCTGGCCGCCGCCCTGCGGGACCTGGGCACGGGCAGCCAGGAGCCGTTGTGGCACCGCCTGGGCGAACTGGCAGGCCCTGTGCTGCTGGTGGCGGGTGAGAAAGACGCCAAGTTCCGGGCCATCGCCGAGAAGATGGCGGCCGCCATCGGCCCGGGGGCCACGACCGCCTGGGTGGAGGGCGCCGGTCACGCCGTCCCCCTCGACCGGCCCCGCGAGTGCGCCGCCCTCATCGCCGGCGCGGCCTCCGCCACGCCGGCCTCCGCCCGCCCGGCCTGA